A single Caldilineales bacterium DNA region contains:
- a CDS encoding toxin-antitoxin system HicB family antitoxin — protein sequence MRLMLRVSPEIHAAVAAAAQVGGKSSNQ from the coding sequence ATGCGGCTCATGTTGCGTGTATCGCCGGAGATTCATGCCGCAGTTGCGGCGGCGGCACAAGTCGGCGGCAAGAGCAGCAATCAGTAG
- a CDS encoding DUF2200 domain-containing protein — translation MNNKSNNRVFGMKFANVYPLYVKKAERKNRTKEEVDQIICWLTGYSQTGLQQQIEHGNDFETFFAQAPAMNPNRSLIQGVVCGVRVEEIEDPLMQSIRYLDKLIDELAKGKAITKIMRQ, via the coding sequence ATGAATAACAAGTCCAATAATCGGGTATTTGGCATGAAATTTGCCAATGTATATCCGCTCTACGTTAAAAAGGCAGAACGCAAAAATCGTACTAAAGAAGAAGTTGACCAAATCATCTGCTGGTTGACTGGTTACAGCCAAACAGGGTTGCAACAGCAGATCGAACACGGGAATGATTTTGAAACCTTTTTTGCGCAAGCACCCGCCATGAATCCAAATCGTTCGCTGATCCAGGGTGTCGTCTGTGGTGTTCGCGTGGAAGAAATCGAAGACCCGCTCATGCAAAGCATACGCTATTTGGATAAGCTGATTGATGAGCTTGCAAAAGGAAAAGCAATCACGAAGATTATGCGTCAGTAA